From the genome of Nicotiana sylvestris chromosome 1, ASM39365v2, whole genome shotgun sequence:
ACACATAAAATACCTTCCTCTTCTCTTCTTCCTGGACAACTGTTTTGTGCAAATTCTAAACTTCCAGCCACGAGTGCACGTGTTTGGAGGTGCTGCGGAACCTTGGGGAGTGACCGGCCTTAACGATTTGCACCCAGTCGGGCCGAAATCGCTTTCAAGGTAGTGGCTTGCCACGACACggtatttttgataagttgtaGTCTTCTTTCCTTGTTGTTCTTAGTCAATATTATCTACTGATTTTCCCCACAATTTGAAAGCAATTTTACATATAATATTGACTAATGGCCACCACTTTGAACAAAGCATTTCCTGATCTCTCAAAGCTTGAGCCTTTAGGTGGAAATAATTATAAGTGTTGGTCCCGgaaacttttaattttctttgaaCAATTAGAAGTTGATTATGTTTTGTTTAATAATCCTCCTGCTGATATTGTTGCTAATAGTTCTAATGCTGCTAATATTGTTGTTGCTGATGATGTTGCtaataaaaaatttgaaaagaatAATAAAACAGTAAGAAGGCATTTATTTAACCATATGACTAACCTTCTCTTTGATTTGTTTATAAATTATAAATCTGCTAAAGTCATATGGGACAATTTGGAGAAGAAATACGGTGCTGATGATGCAGGAAAAAAGAAGTATGTCGTTGGAAAGTGGATCAAGTTTCAGATGGTTgataataagccaatcatggaACAGGTTCACGAGTATGAGAACTTAACTGCTGATGTTTTGAACGAGGGCATGGAGATGTGTGAGATTCTTCAGGCTAATGTTTTGGTTGAAAAGTTTCCACCTTCCTGGAGTGATTACAGGAATCAACTAAAACACAAGAAGAAAAACTTAACTCTTCAAGAACTAATCAGTCACATGAGGATTGAGGAAGCAAACTGTCTCAAAGATGAGGAGTCTGAACGGCTTAAGGATAAGATGAAATCTCTCTCTCTTAATTCTTCTAAAGCTAACCTTATGGAATCTTCTAGTACCTTTGTGAAAGACAGGTTTAAAGGAAAACAGAAGAAAGGACATGTGAAGAAGCAGAATTACTTCACTAAGCCGGAGGGCCATATTCAAAAGTCAAAAGGACCTTGCTATGTCTGTGGCAAAATTGGTCACAAGGCTTTTCAGTGCAACCAGAGACAAGGACAAAGCTAAAAGAATGGAGGAAAAGCTCCAGCCCAAGCCAACCTTACTGAGGGTGTGATGTCATTGTTGTTGTGGTTGTTGAGGCAAACATGGTGGCTAACAAGACTGACTGGATACTGGACACAGGCGCTTCAAGGCATCTTTGCGCCAATAAAGAGCTATTTCACGACTTTGAGGAATCTGCTGATGGAGAGTGTGTCTACATGGGTAACTCCACTACAGCTGAAGTTATGGGTAAAGGAAAAATTCTCCTTAAGCTAACTTCTGAAAAAACCTTAGCCTTGAACAATGTTCTATATGTACCCTCCCTTCGTAAAAACTTAATTTCTGGTGCGCTTCTCAACAAAGCATGTCTTAAACTTATTTTTGAATTTGATAAATTTATTATTTCTCGTGGGAGGCACTTTGTTGGGAAGGGTTACCTTAGTGGGTGTTTATTTGTACTAAACATCGCTCAAGAGATTACTAATAATGCTAGTACTTTCAATTCTGCTTATATTGCTGAGTCTATTGATTTGTGGCATGGTAGACTAGGGCATGTTAATATTGCTTCTATTAAAAGACTTAGAAAAATGGAATTAATTCCTGCAGTTAATGTTGATAATTATGTCCTATTTGTGTAGAAACAAAACATACCAAAAAGCCTTTTAAGAATGTAACTAGTAGAAAAACAGAATTGCTTGAACTAGTACATTCATACTTAGCAGATTTCAAAAACATTGTTCGTAAAGgtggaaagaaatactacatcacCTTTGTAGATGACTTTTCTAGATATACTAAGGTATATCTTCTTAAGTCAAAAGATGAAGCTGAAAGCATATTTTTAAAATACAAGGCAGAAGTAGAGAATCAATTAGATAGAAAAATCAAGAGACTTAGGTCTGTCAGGGGCGGTGAATATAGTACTAATACTCTAGAATCCTTTTGTGAGGAAAATGGTATTATACATGAGATTAGTGCTCCCTATACTCcccaacaaaatggtgtagcCGAATAGAAAATAGAACTCTTAAGGAAATGATGAACTCTATGCTTTTGAGTTCGGGTTTATCTGATAATATGTGGGGGGGAAGTTGTTTTATCTGCATGCTATGTTCTTAATAAAGTCTCTCATAAGAAGTTAGATAAAACTCCATATGAGTTATAGAAAGGGTTTGCCCCTAACTTAAAATTTttgaaagtgtgggggtgtttggctaagATTGGTCTACCTGATTTTAAATAAGTAACTGTTGGACCCAAGACTTTTAATGTTATTTTCATTGGTTATGCTCAAAATAGTGTTGCATATAGATTTATGTCTTTGAATGATAGTTCTATTTGTGAATCTAGAGATGCAGAATTTTTTGAGCATGTGTTCCATTAAAAAATAATGTGCCTAGTGATGTGACTAATAATGCTTCTACATTTATGCTTGTTAAATCTCACATTGTGCCTTCTTCTAGTGTTACTGCTAATGAGCATGAAAATAACCTCAGAAGAAGCAAGAGGCGTAAAATTGAAGCTAGCTTTGGTCCTGACTTTATTACTACTTTCTTGACTGAAAATATTGATCTTGATATTTTGAGTGATGAATTAGTGTCAATCTATTTAATAGAAGAAGACCCCAAGATATATAGTGAAGCAATAAGGTCAATAGATGCTAGTTTTTGGAAAGAGACCATTAAAAGTGAATTAAACTCTATCGTTTCTAATCATActtggtgtaagcacgtgatttttgaccctccccgggaatttttacgttcttaagcttaaatatctaatttaggactagtataactattttaactatttttactttatttcgttgcaaaaagaaaatttcaaaaaaatatatataaattttagtttatgtatctctcataaacttgaaaaataaaaattgtactttattttggtactttatataaattcgaaaattacaaaaaaaatatagttctattaatgtttgtagtcattataatttttgaaaagatacaaaaaaaattacttcttatttttgtctttattaaagaacaaaaattacaaaaaaaaatagttttattaatattctatagtcatttttaactttgaaaaaatacaaaaatattacctcatattttatcttaatatttaaaaacgaaaattacaaaaaatagttttattaatattttgtagctattttaaaccttgaaaaatatttaaaaagatatagttttgtttaaatactagtcttatttttggtagttattttgcttacataggactagttaagcaacgtgttcctatttctcgggtccgggcaaaagaataatattcgggtttaaactacccggttttaggcctaattttcggacctagcccataataaaccgtgtccaggacacgtggggaaccccaccacgcgtgggggacatatgcctcgaaccccaccacgcgtggggctcatttttcttggcaaagcattacaaaacacggacagaaAGCCAAAGGAAGTGGggaccctttttgcaaaaatccGGAAGAAGTACTGTTTGATCATCTTCTTCACTAGAAGAAGGAGAAAAACCTACTGTCCAAAAGAAACTACCCGCCCCCAGCGTCCAAAACCAAAAACCCACCTCGTCACCTTCCCGAGCTCACCTCCACGCCATAACCATCACCCCCAACCAGTCGGACCTCCCTTCCCCGAGCACCGGACCAACACCCCCACGCTCGAACACCCCCCcgaacacaaaaaaaaaaaaacccaccAACTTCCGCCATCGACGACCAGCCTCACAAGAACCAGACCAAAAACCACGCAAAACCCTCGCGTCCAAAACCACCGGACCAACACCCCCACGCTCGAACACCCCCTCGTCACCACTGTTCGCCACCTTCTTCCTCATCGTTACGACCACCAGTCCAAAACCAACAACCCGTCAGCCACCTTCCTCGTCGGAACTCCATCGTCGACCCCGTCCAAACACCCAGCTCCCCCGACGCCATAATGTGAAACCTCTACTGCCTCacgtcaaaaaccagctcaacaCCACCCCACGTCCGTCAACCACTGCCCGCAACCCCACCGTCCAAACGCGaccaccactgcttcagctgATGTTATCGTCGTTCTTTCACTGttgtcgtgcagtccgttgaggtcgtctttgttcgtcgaggtccggcgcgtcgagtccgtccgttgaagtcgatgttgaggttcggTCAATGGCTCTAGgcatttctgtttattcaggttagtaagcctcgatgtattggattaaagaaattttacgttcaatgtttgaagttgcaatatatcaattgatatgataatttcctgcttatgtttcaccgtatgcattttagttcatttttgtgttatgttattattgattacttgatgtcatttgatttaatcgtattagtagtcccaagattagtattgttattatttacgttcaatgtgttatgttattattgtctcagtttatttggacaaaattagtattagtacctgttgttgctacgcccgaaacactcattcgcttaacttcttttatcaaatcttgacaagttgTGAGATTGTAGTTGtgaagaagccgtaaggtttagcatTGTTAAAGGCGtgaaaatggcatccttttaaaaaatataaaaaataaaaataataataaaataaaaaaaacgggacaagcttcgccaaaaataaaaaatgtatagattgtggagccctcgcaaaatatatgtattaaatacttagattccgggacgggccgtttagtaaatttcacggccccacccaaaaataataatgcgctagttgctttaggcgcgcctttaataatgttatctccctaaactcgggtgcacatttatgtgacccaaatccaaatctcaacgaagtcgaaatatgtctctagtcacgggcgcattgattgtggcgtggcccgagatgcatttccatgacgttgcaaattctttaaaaa
Proteins encoded in this window:
- the LOC138875582 gene encoding uncharacterized protein gives rise to the protein MATTLNKAFPDLSKLEPLGGNNYKCWSRKLLIFFEQLEVDYVLFNNPPADIVANSSNAANIVVADDVANKKFEKNNKTVRRHLFNHMTNLLFDLFINYKSAKVIWDNLEKKYGADDAGKKKYVVGKWIKFQMVDNKPIMEQVHEYENLTADVLNEGMEMCEILQANVLVEKFPPSWSDYRNQLKHKKKNLTLQELISHMRIEEANCLKDEESERLKDKMKSLSLNSSKANLMESSSTFVKDRFKGKQKKGHVKKQNYFTKPEGHIQKSKGPCYVCGKIGHKAFQCNQRQGQS